One genomic window of [Clostridium] scindens ATCC 35704 includes the following:
- a CDS encoding helix-turn-helix domain-containing protein, with amino-acid sequence MSLGKNIASRRKSQNFSQEDIATLVGVSRQAVSKWEKDLSSPSTENIIRLAEILRVSVEELTGGRPAAAGRDREDRSVYRVSDSRYLWLLIKDRLFIRLANPVLIFLYLEAWQTMYQLAYIGMLKRNLLWLSIYSFGILLFILEGAAAVYIAARRRVILGGELLELSEEGIVVVDMSYRKKADIHWREVKRVKESRHYYILILEGRRFLPIPRQDMTEAQESLLKKHARRVRGIKLRIVIAAFWIFVTACGTFAVGRCMVNLNGKLAWKIQEAKTDKKVRLKEKNFYKTGLSGIMDRVQTKVELMPHLMTENVDIIFKKDGEIESIYAFIYGYDMDYKLRTTYLVSYEPQTDKRMLIHTQDWTGVDKSEQKEYDPDNDMEILFQMAGNINVQDVVRQWDEERYGFYYKGIASWGYLGAADGIRYIDQKGKVTLPDDYSSVEVNGPSLSIYCPDKKEERTPIRFVYAPSETM; translated from the coding sequence ATGTCGCTAGGAAAAAATATCGCATCCAGGAGAAAGAGCCAGAATTTTTCACAGGAAGACATTGCGACTCTGGTGGGCGTAAGCCGGCAGGCGGTCTCCAAGTGGGAGAAGGATCTGTCAAGCCCCAGCACGGAGAATATCATACGTCTGGCGGAGATTCTTCGGGTATCCGTTGAAGAACTGACAGGTGGCCGCCCGGCGGCAGCAGGCAGAGACAGAGAAGACAGGAGCGTGTACCGTGTGTCAGACAGTAGATATCTGTGGCTTCTGATCAAAGACCGGTTATTCATCAGGCTGGCCAACCCGGTGCTGATATTCTTGTATCTGGAAGCATGGCAGACCATGTACCAGTTAGCCTATATCGGAATGCTGAAAAGGAATCTTTTATGGCTGTCCATCTATTCATTCGGAATATTGCTGTTTATCCTGGAAGGGGCAGCCGCTGTCTATATTGCGGCAAGACGCCGGGTGATCCTTGGCGGGGAGCTCCTGGAACTGTCGGAAGAGGGTATCGTCGTGGTGGACATGTCCTACCGCAAGAAGGCTGACATCCACTGGCGGGAAGTAAAGCGGGTAAAGGAAAGCAGGCATTATTATATCCTTATCCTGGAAGGGCGGCGTTTTCTGCCAATTCCCAGGCAGGATATGACAGAGGCCCAGGAGAGTCTGCTGAAAAAGCATGCCAGGCGCGTCCGGGGCATAAAGCTGCGCATCGTGATTGCAGCATTCTGGATATTCGTAACAGCATGCGGCACCTTTGCCGTAGGAAGGTGCATGGTGAATCTCAATGGAAAGCTGGCCTGGAAGATTCAGGAGGCAAAGACAGACAAAAAGGTAAGGCTTAAGGAAAAGAACTTCTACAAAACCGGGCTTTCAGGAATTATGGATAGGGTGCAAACGAAAGTAGAACTGATGCCTCACCTTATGACCGAGAATGTGGATATTATATTTAAGAAGGATGGAGAGATTGAAAGCATCTATGCCTTCATCTATGGATACGATATGGACTATAAGCTCAGGACTACGTATCTGGTATCCTACGAGCCGCAGACAGACAAGCGGATGCTGATACACACTCAAGACTGGACGGGAGTCGATAAGAGCGAGCAGAAAGAATACGATCCGGACAATGATATGGAGATACTCTTTCAAATGGCGGGGAATATTAATGTCCAGGATGTAGTAAGGCAGTGGGATGAAGAGCGTTACGGATTCTATTACAAAGGAATTGCATCCTGGGGATATCTGGGAGCGGCGGATGGTATCCGCTATATCGACCAGAAAGGAAAGGTTACGCTGCCTGACGATTATTCAAGCGTGGAAGTGAATGGGCCAAGCCTCTCCATCTACTGCCCAGATAAGAAGGAAGAACGGACGCCCATCCGATTTGTCTATGCACCGTCGGAAACCATGTAA
- the cytX gene encoding putative hydroxymethylpyrimidine transporter CytX, with protein MEEKRTSIFENGLIWFGAGVSIAEILTGTYLAPLGFKRGLAAIVLGHIIGCVMLFLAGVIGGKARRSAMETVKMSFGQKGSLLFSVLNVLQLVGWTAIMIYDGALAANGVVRTGRWVWCLVIGILIILWIMIGITNLGKVNAFAMTALFILTLILCKVIFFDSGAIGMAADDSMTFGAAVELSVAMPLSWLPLIGDYTREAREPVKATAASAIVYGLVSCWMYVIGMGAAIYTGEYDIAQIMLKAGLGIAGLLIIVFSTVTTTFLDAYSAGISSESIIARWNGKHVAVIVTVIGTIAAIVYPMDNITDFLYLIGSVFAPMIAIQIADFFLLKRDSSKDRANIPNLLVWIVGFAIYRILMHIDMPVGNTLPDMVITILLCLIVSRILKQKK; from the coding sequence ATGGAAGAAAAGCGTACCTCTATATTTGAAAATGGACTGATCTGGTTTGGCGCAGGGGTATCAATTGCGGAGATTCTTACGGGTACCTATCTTGCGCCGCTGGGATTTAAAAGAGGACTGGCGGCTATCGTCCTTGGCCATATCATTGGATGTGTCATGCTGTTTCTGGCGGGCGTGATCGGAGGCAAGGCCAGACGAAGCGCCATGGAGACCGTGAAGATGAGCTTCGGCCAGAAAGGAAGCCTTCTGTTCTCTGTTCTGAATGTATTGCAGCTGGTGGGCTGGACGGCCATCATGATCTACGATGGAGCGCTGGCGGCGAACGGCGTGGTCCGTACCGGCAGATGGGTATGGTGCCTCGTCATCGGCATTCTGATCATTCTCTGGATCATGATTGGGATCACCAATCTTGGGAAAGTCAATGCCTTTGCCATGACAGCGCTCTTTATTCTGACGCTGATTCTGTGCAAGGTGATCTTCTTTGACAGTGGTGCCATAGGCATGGCCGCCGATGACAGCATGACCTTCGGAGCGGCAGTGGAACTGTCTGTTGCCATGCCCCTATCCTGGCTTCCGCTAATCGGCGATTACACCAGGGAGGCCAGGGAGCCTGTAAAGGCGACGGCGGCAAGCGCTATCGTATATGGGCTTGTCAGCTGTTGGATGTACGTGATTGGAATGGGGGCCGCGATCTATACGGGAGAGTATGATATTGCCCAGATTATGCTGAAGGCGGGACTTGGCATTGCAGGCCTTCTGATCATCGTGTTCTCCACGGTCACCACAACCTTTCTGGATGCATATTCCGCCGGAATATCCAGCGAATCTATCATCGCCAGGTGGAACGGAAAGCATGTGGCTGTCATTGTGACGGTGATCGGAACGATTGCGGCTATCGTGTATCCGATGGACAATATCACGGACTTCCTGTATTTGATAGGCTCTGTGTTCGCGCCGATGATCGCCATCCAGATCGCGGACTTCTTCCTTTTGAAAAGGGACAGCAGCAAAGATCGGGCCAATATCCCCAACCTGCTGGTATGGATTGTGGGATTTGCTATATACAGGATTCTGATGCACATAGATATGCCGGTAGGCAATACACTTCCGGATATGGTAATCACCATTCTTCTGTGCCTGATCGTAAGCAGGATTCTGAAGCAGAAAAAATAG